A genome region from Schaalia sp. 19OD2882 includes the following:
- a CDS encoding zeta toxin family protein, whose amino-acid sequence MTGELTQDQVRTVFDAEIRPELDRLGALPQAVGRPVVVFVGGQPRAGKSQSLARVQERYPGFVPVVGDDLRAYHPDHRHLMRTDPWPCPG is encoded by the coding sequence ATGACGGGTGAACTGACCCAGGATCAGGTGCGCACCGTTTTCGATGCGGAGATCCGCCCCGAGCTGGACCGGCTCGGAGCCCTCCCACAAGCCGTGGGGCGCCCGGTGGTGGTGTTCGTGGGTGGACAGCCCAGGGCAGGAAAGAGCCAGAGCCTGGCGAGGGTCCAGGAGCGGTACCCGGGTTTCGTCCCAGTTGTCGGCGATGACTTGCGTGCCTACCACCCCGACCACCGGCACCTGATGCGTACCGACCCTTGGCCATGCCCCGGGTGA
- a CDS encoding Fic family protein yields MRNLEGIRDPLALQAFEYGAVAWRHRQLRSDPSIVERTFDAEHVRAIHQYLFQDVYEWAGQYRSVNMTKSLSSFADVHTGQIDRYLSDVHCLVGAADWAGLDRDAFARASAEVFSYLNQAHPFREGNGRTSKVFMEHVAELSEFSLDFAQVSPQVWNQASMLSGPDLGRYEPVPDSLVPVFQAIARPARRF; encoded by the coding sequence CAAGCGTTCGAGTATGGGGCGGTGGCGTGGCGCCACCGCCAACTGCGCTCAGATCCTTCCATCGTGGAACGTACTTTCGATGCCGAGCATGTGAGAGCGATCCATCAGTACTTGTTCCAGGACGTGTACGAGTGGGCGGGGCAGTACCGGAGCGTGAACATGACCAAGAGCCTCTCCTCTTTCGCTGACGTTCACACCGGACAGATCGACCGGTACTTGTCTGATGTGCATTGCCTCGTTGGGGCCGCCGACTGGGCCGGGTTGGATCGTGACGCTTTTGCTCGGGCGAGCGCGGAAGTGTTCTCTTACTTGAACCAGGCACATCCGTTCCGTGAGGGTAATGGACGCACCTCCAAAGTTTTCATGGAGCATGTCGCTGAACTCTCGGAATTTTCTCTTGACTTCGCCCAGGTCAGTCCGCAGGTCTGGAACCAGGCCAGCATGCTGTCAGGGCCTGACCTTGGCCGCTACGAGCCTGTTCCTGACTCACTTGTGCCGGTGTTCCAGGCAATCGCGCGCCCCGCCCGTCGGTTCTGA